The region GTTGGACCCGGGCGCCAATCGTATGGTCGTGTCCTAGGCCAAACGGAGGAGCCCAAATGTCCATCGCCGCTTTACCCGAACCGCCCTATTACATGGTCAGTTTTTCCTCTCAACGAACCAAGGTCGACGATGGCTATGGCGAGATGGGATATGCGATGACGGAACTCGCAAAACTGCAGCCCGGATATCTCGGCTTCGAAAGCGCGCGCGGCGCGGACGGTTTCGGCATACTCATTTCCTATTGGAAGGATGAGGAGAGCATTCGAGCCTGGAAATCCATCGTCGACCATATCGAGGCACAAAATCGTGGTCGGTCGGATTGGTACACCCGCTACGAAATTCGCGTTGGGCTCGTCGAGCGAGCCTATGGCTTCAACATTGAAGAGGCGTGAGCGGGCTTGGTGAAGACACTCCGCGACCGGCCTCCCCGTCAGCGGATCCTTTCCTACCGCGCAAACCTCTTTGCACCGGCGACACACAGAATAACGGCAACCGTCACCACAAGCATGCTCCACGTCACAGACTCGTGCAGCAGCGTGGCGGCGAGCGCCAGGCCGAAGAACGGCTGGAGCAGCTGCAGCTGACCGACGGCGGCGATGCCGCCTTGCGAGAGGCCGCGATACCAGAAGATGAAGCCGATCAGCATGGAAAACAGCGAGACATAGGCAAGGCCGATCAGCGCCGGCGTCTCGACGCCGGAGAATGTCGCCGGCCGATGGAAAAACGCGACGGCGACCATAAGCGGCAGCGACAGAACCAGCGCCCAGGAAATCACCTGCCAGCCGCCGAGCGTGCGCGAAAGCCGGCCGCCCTCGGCATAACCGAGGCCGCAGACGACGATCGCCGCCAGCATCAGAAGGTCACCGCCCGGTGACGCTGTCAGGTCCTGCATCAATGCGAAGCCCGCCACCAATGCGCTACCAAGAATGGAGAACAACCAGAAAGCCGGCTTCGGCCGTTCTCCGCCGCGGATCACGCCGAAGATCGCCGTCGAGAGCGGCAGCAGGCCGATGAAGACGATGGAATGCGCCGAGGTGACGTGCTGCAGCGCCAGCGCCGTCAGCAGCGGGAAACCGACCACGACCCCGAGGGCAACGACGGCAAGGGAAAGGATATCGCGCCGGCTCGGCCGCTTCTCTCTGAAAACGATCAGCAGGCCGAGCGCCAGAATGCCGGCAATCGCCGCGCGCGCAACGGTCAAGAAGACGGGATCGAACTGCATCACCGCCACGCGGGTGGCCGGCAGCGATCCGCTGAAGATCACCACCCCGATAAAGCCATTGATCCATCCCGATGCCATGCGGTCCATGATGCCTTGCACTCCCTAATTGCCGTCCCCTTATCGGTCAACACGGATGGTCAGAACAGTGACAGTCTGATACGGTTTTGCGAAACTGTTATGGTTCAGGAAGCAGTACAGATGGACGAAGCACGTACACGCGTGGAGACGGTCATTGCAACGATCCGGCAGCGCATCGCCGGCCGCAGCTTGACGCCCGGCGCAAAGCTGCCCTCTGTGCGGGGTCTGGCGGCGACATTGAAGCTGTCGACCTCGACCGTGGTCGACGCCTATGAGCGCCTCGTCGCCGAAGGCGCGATCCTGGCAAGGCCGGGCTCGGGATTCTACGTCGCCAACCAGGCAGCCCCCTTTGCCCTTGCCGAGGCCGGGCCGAAGCTCGACCGCGCCGTCGATCCGTTCTGGATATCGCGGCAATCGCTGGAGGCCGGCGAGAATGACCTGAAGCCCGGCTGCGGCTGGCTGCCGCCCTCCTGGCTTCCTGCGGAAGGCATGCGCCGTGGCCTGAGGACGCTTGCCCGCGCCGATGGGCCGGCGCTCGCCGACTACGGTTCCCCCCTTGGACTGCCGCCGCTGCGCCAGCTGATTTCGCGGCGCATGGGCGAACGGGGGATCGAAGCCTCCCCCGACCAGATCATGCTGGCCGATTCCGGCACCCAGGCAATCGATCTGCTCTGTCGTTTCCTGCTGGAGCCTGGCGACACGGTGCTGGTCGACGACCCCTGCTATTTCAATTTTCACGCGCTGCTGCGCGCCCATCGGGCAAAGATCGTTGGTGTCCCCTACACCCCGTCCGGTCCCGATATCGAGCTGTTTGCCCAAGTCGTCGCCGAACACCGGCCGCGGCTCTACATCACCAACTCCGCCATCCATAATCCGACGGGCGCCACGCTTTCCCCGGTGACGGCCCACCGGCTTTTGAAGCTTGCCGATCAGCACGATCTGACCATCATCGAGGACGATATCTTCGCCGATTTCGAATATGCGCCGGCGCCGCGCCTCGCCGCCTTCGACGGGCTCGAGCGGGTCATCCACATCGGCAGCTTCTCGAAAACCCTGTCGGCCTCGGCCCGCTGCGGTTTCGTCGCCGCCAAACCGGAATGGATCGATGGCCTGATCGATCTCAAGATCGCCACCTCCTTCGGCGGCGGCCGGTTGACCGCGGAATTGGTGCTGAACGTCTTGAGCGACGGCAGCTACCGCAAACACGTGGAGACACTGAGACAGCGGCTCGCCCGGGCGATGGGCGAGGTGTCGGCTCGGCTGAAGAGTCTCGGGATCGTGCCCTGGTTGGAACCGCATGCCGGCATGTTCCTCTGGTGCCGCCTGCCCGACGCCATCGATGCGGCCGACGTGGCGCGCGCCGCGCTGGAAAGGAAGATCGTGCTGGCCCCCGGCAACGCCTTCAGCCTGTCGCAAACGGCGACGAATTTCATGCGCTTCAATGTGTCGCAGACGGTGGATGCGCGGGTGTTCGAGGTGCTGGGGGATGTGTTGGGGAGGCGGGGGACTTGAGGTGGGGATTGAGCCGAGACGCTGCGGGCAACGGCTTGCGGCATCCGCGGTCACCTTGCACTAACCTCTCCTCCGTCATTCCTGTGCTTGTCACAGGAATGACGGAGGAGAGGTTAGGCGCCAGTCGATGCTGCCGGGCCAGGGCCTCGCGCGGCACGCCCCTTCATCATCCCCCACACTTCAAAACGACCGATTGACCGCCTTGTCGTTCTCCAGCCGCGTCACGCAGCCTTCGAGCTTGGCGAGCAGCAGATCGAAGTCGAGCGGCTTGGTCAGGTAGTCCGCCGCCCCGGCGCGAAGGCCGGCGAGTGTGTTTTCCCGGTCGGTCAGGGCCGTCAGCAGGATGAAGGGGATGTTTGAGAGTTCGGGGTGGTTGATCTGAATTTCGGCCAGCAGCTGGTGGCCGTCCATGACCGGCATCGAAATATCGCTGATGACGATGTCGGGCCATTTCGACAGGATCATCTCCAGCCCTTCGGCGCCGTTCGAAGCCTCGAGCGTCCTGTAGCCGGCTTCGTTCAACTCTTCGACGAGGAGGTTCCTGATCTCGACTTCATCTTCTATGCACAGGACTGTAACCATAAACTTTTTCCTAAGCTGCAACGTGTTTGTCTGCCGATAGAAACTCTATTGGCAGAAGAATGGTAAATGATGTGCCCTTGCCGAGTTCGCTCGTAAGCCCGACGGTGCCGCCATGCAGTTCCACGACCTGCTTGACGACGTTGAGGCCGATGCCGGTTCCGGCAATGCCCGTGGCGCTGCGGGCGCGATAATAGGGCTGGAAGAGCTTCGGCAGATCGTCCGCATCCATGCCGATGCCGCTGTCGGCGATCGAGATCTCCACCGTCTTTTCATCAACCCGGGCGCGAACATGGATATCAGGCGCATTGGGCGAATATTTGACGGCATTCGAAATCAGGTTGGTGAAGACCTGTTCCATCGCGCTGCGATCGAAGGTCAAACGATCGGGTATGGGCTCGAGATCGAGATGGAACATATGCGAGCGGCTGAGTTGGCGCTGTCTGTCGCAGCACGTCACCAGCAAGGCTTTCAGATCACCTTCGCTCCGCTTCAGCGTAATCTGTCCGGTTTCGAGCCGGCCACTGGCGAGGATGCTCTCCATCAGATCGACCATGCGCACCACCGCGCTGCGGATCACGCCGGCCTTTTCGTGAACATAATCGCCGCTGACATTGGTGGTCGAGCGGCAGAGCCGCTGGGCGGCGGCGTCGATGATTGCGAGCGGCGTGCGAAACTCGTGCGACGCCATGGCGACGAACTGGCGCTGCAGCGCATTCACCTGGCGTTCGTGCGCCAGCAGCCGGTCGAGTTCCTCCCGCTGCCGTTCGATCTCGGCCGTGCGATCGGCCACCATTTCTTCCAGATGATTGCGGTGGTGGGTAAGCTCAGCCTGGCTGCCCAGCAGGGTCAGCGAGGTGCGATGCAGACCGCGCCCGAGCCAGAAGACGACAGCGATCAGCAGCGCCAGGCAGCCAAGTCCCGCCGGCGCGATCTGTTGAAGCAGCATGAATCCGGGCAGGATCGGCGGCCATACGAGATAGCCGATCGTGCCGCCATCATGGGACAAGACCGGCACTTGGGCCCGCACGTCCTCGCCTTTCGTCGGCGCGAAATGCAACCCTTCGAGCCGTGCATGATGGGCGATGCTTTCGGCGGCCTTTCCATCGATGAACTTGACCGAGACGGCGATGAACTCCTGGCCCGGCTCGACCTGCATTCTGGCCGAGCTCGGCAGAATGGGCCGCGCGCTGGCGATCGCCGGCCTGTTGCCGATTATGATCGTGCGCACCGTCGCCAGCTGGCCAAGCGGTTTAGTGCCGGTCCTTTGAGCCTGCTCGACAAGAACTGCGCGCATCTCTCCGGCGAGAGCGGTCATTTCCTGGCCGTCGTCGCTGCCAAGCCGCGGCGGCATGGCATCCGCTCCGTCGCGAAACGCAAACATCAGGCGATTGCTGTCGTCGAAGATATAGGTCCGGTCATGCCCGAAATACCGGCTGGTCCATTGGCCGACATTGTCGAGCAGCCATTCATGGTTCCGCTGCTTGGCATAAAGGAAGGCGTCGTCCCATTTGGCAACGCTTTCCTGTTCCCGGGGAAGCGCTGCGATCTGCTCTTCCAATCCTTGGGCGACAAAGTCTGCCTGCCGGCGCAACGAGAGATCGTCGACCTTCACGGCGGCGAGCCAGGCAAATCCGCACAGCAACACAGCCGCAGCACTGGTGAGCGTCACCAACACGAATGTAATGTGGGATGTTAGCCTGACCTTCAATATTTGCAACCTTTTGACGGCGCCCGCTGCCGAGAAATTGACACGCAAAGGTTGACGGACCGTGAATTATGCGCTCCCCTCAAGTATGCGGGATGTCTCTGATAGGCATTCGCGATCTTCAAGGGGAAACGTAGGGACGCTGCAGCATCGCCGGATATGTCAGGCATCAGGATCGAACCGATCGCTGCTGCCCATATCGACAGTTTTCATCGTGCGCTCGATGTGGTCGCACGGGAGAAAAAATACCTGTCCATGCTGGAAGCAACACCGCTGCCGCAGACGCACGAGTTCGTCATGGGCATGATTGCCAAAGGCAATCCGCAATTCGTTGCTATCGCGCAAAACGAGGTTGTCGGCTGGTGCGACATCAGCCGGCATTTCTTTCCTTCGCACGCCCATCGCGGAAAACTCGGAATGGGGATCATTCCCGCCTACCGCGGCCAGGTCTCGGTCGAAAGCTCATCGAAACGACATCGAGAGCCGCGTGGGAAACCGGCTTTATCAGGATCGAACTTGATGTTTACGAGGACAACACCCGTGCAATCGCACTCTATGAAAAACTCGGTTTCGTGCGCGAGGGTATGATCCGCCGCGCCGCGCGTATCGACGGCCGGTTCATCGATGCAATCGGCATGGCGCTTTTGTTCGATGAGCGCGGCTCGAGGTGGAGCCTTCGTCGGCGATGTGGGGTCGACGCATGGTAGCAGACGTATGCGCGTAGCCTTCAAGAGAGCCGCATCCTAGGTGCCCCGCAGGGGCCTCGAAGGACGAGGTGGGTGTGCCGACGTCAGACAAATGCAAGAAGCACCGTTGCGGCGTGCTTCGAGGCTCCGCCCTGCGGGCTGCGCACCTCAGCATGAGGGAGGTTGGAGGATGCCGCGCCCCAATCAAGAGGCAGTGGAATACCGTGATTTTGCTCCCACCCACTGTTAGGTCGCCGCTCGCGCCGGCGCCCAAGCGAGCCTCATCCTGAGGTGCCCCGCAGGGGCCTCGAAGGACGAGGCGGGTAGCCGACATCAGACGAATGCAAGAAGCACCGTTGCGGCGTGCGTCGAGGCTCCGCCCTGCGGGCTGCGCTCCTCAGCATGAGGGAGGTTGGAGGATGCCGCGCCCTCGATAAGAAAGTGTTGGAGGGTGGCGCTCCGCCCTACCACGCCGGCACCACCCTCACTCCGGCCGGCGCACCGCGCGGATCTTGCCGCTGCCGCCGCCTCCGCAGAAGAAGCGGTCGGCGCCGTCGGATTCAAGGCCGGAGACGCCGGTGCCTTCGGGCATGTCGAGTCGCTCCAGCACCTCCCCTGTTTCGGGGTCGATGCGCCTGACGTCGCTGTCGTCGCCCTCCCAGGTGCCGTGCCAGAGCTGGCCGTCGATCCAGGTGACGCCTGTCACGACGCGGTTGGATTCGATGGTGCGCAGGATCTTGCCGGTTTCCGGGTCGATCTGATGGATCCTGCGGCCGCGGTGCTGGCCGACCCAGAGCGTGCCCTCGGCCCAGGCAAGGCCGGAATCGCCGCCATTGCCGGGTGCGGGAATGGTGGAAAGGATACGGCCAGTCTTCGGGTCGATCTTGTGAATGACATCCTCGGCGATCTGATAAAGGAATTCGCCGTCGAAAGCCGTCCCCGCGTGCGACGCGACCTCGATCGAGCGTACCACCTCGCCGCTTGCGGGATCGAGCGCGTTCAACCGGTCGCCTGAGGCAAACCAGACGTGCTCGCCGTCGAAGGTGACACCGTTGACGCGCTCGGCGCCGGGAAAGGGTCCATATTCACGCAGGATATTCGCAGCCGATTTCTTCATCTTTTCCATCCCTGTGGTTCGAGCATCACGATCAGTCAGCCCACATTAATCGCTCGGCAGCGGCCCGGGGAGTAACAAGATCGTCGGGAAACCTGGCAGCGGCGGGCTCATCCAGCGCCGTGCCCGCCCGCGCCCCAGCGATTGCACCTTGCCTTCTCCAGCCAGGGAATCCAGCGCCCGCTGCACGGTGCGGGGGCTGGCGGCAAGCGCGATCGCCAGCGCCGAACTCGACCACGCCTCCCCGTCGGCCAGAAATGCGAGCACCGCCCCGTGAGGACCTTCGACGAGCGGCGAAAGCACGGCAATCTCCCGGGCACCGAGCGGCGAAAGCGCAAAGCCGCGCTTCGTCGCCGAAACTTCCGCCAGCCCCCGCAGTTCGACGCGCAGCCGGCCGATCTCGACCCGCAGCCGGGCGCGATGCGATTCATCGGCGTGTTTGCCGCGGAAGGCACGCGCAATCAGCGTGCCCCTTGCCACATCCCCCGGCCAGGCTTCGGCCAGCGTACGGGCAAGTGCAAACAGCACCGGTCGCGTCGCCAGCGACACGGCGGTGCCCGCGTTCCACACAACATGACGGCAGGCATCGACGACGAGCGTGCCGGAGGAAAGCAGCGCTTCCACCTCGGCCAGCAGCAGCGGCCGTTCCCGCCCGCGCGACATCAGCCGCGCCGCCGGAGTGTCGAGCACCAGCGCGGCGGCTTCGACCTCCGCCGTCAAAGCGGGGATAGCGGCCGCGCGCGCCGCCAGCCCTGCCCGATCGAGGGCGGCGCGAGCGGCCTGCGTCTGCAGCCGCCGGACGGCGATGCCGGCCGCCACCAGTTCGTGGGCAGCCCGCAGAGCCGGCGGCAGCGGCGTCGGATCGAGCGCTGCGAGCGCGCGTTCAGCCTCGTCGAGGCGGCCGATCAGCACCAGCCGGCGGATCGTGACATTGCCCGCATGGGCGGCATTGACCCTGTCTCCATGCGCTTCCAGCACCCTGCGCGCAGTTTCCAACGCCTTCGGCGGCCAGATGAGATCGCGCGAAACGAGCGCGATCTCGGCCTCGGCGACCACGCAACGCGCCCGCGCCACCGCCTCCCGCGGGCCAAAGGCCCGAGCCGCACTCTTCAAGAGCGCCTTGGCGCGGACGAGATCGCCGAGCTGGGCCATTGCGATGCCGCGCAGCGCCAGCGCCGGCGCATCGTCGCGCAATGCCACCCGCTTCAGCGCGCCGAGTGCATCGCCCGTCGCCAGCGCTCGCGCCGCGGCCGTGATCAGCGAGTCCATTCAAATCCCGTCACACTTGTCACTCCCGCCATTTCTCCGCCCGGCCGTAATCTGCGTGAGACCGGCAGGCAACACTGCGCCGGATGCTACGACGATAGACAGGCAAAGGAGAAGACCCCATGACGGCACAGCTCAACGCAACACGCCAGCAATGGCTGGCAGCCAGGCTCGATCTGCTCGAGGAGGAGAAGGAATTGACGCGGCGGAGCGACGCGCTGGCGGTCAAGCGCCAGCAATTGCCGCGTGTCGGGATCGATAAGGAATACAGCTTCGACACTGAAGGCGGCAACATCTCGCTGAAAGACCTCTTCGGCGGCCGTTCACAGCTTCTCGTCTATCACTTCATGTTCGGGCCTGATTATACCGCCGGATGCCCGTCCTGCTCCTCGATCGCCGACGGTTTCAACGGCGTCTTCGTTCATCTCGAAAACCACGATGTCGCCTTTTGGGCGGTGTCGCGCGCGCCGCTCGCGAAGCTTCAGACTTTCAAACAGCGCATGGGCTGGAGCTTCCCCTGGGCCTCGTCCTTCGGCAGCGATTTCAACGGCGATTTCAGCGTCTGGTTCAGCGCCGAAGATCAGCGCCGGGGCGATATAGAATACAACTACCGGCGTGAGCCGCCCGCCCCTGAACCGCTTGCTGGTAAAACAGTGCAGGAATGGCAGTCGAGCGGCGGCGAAGGTCCGGTCGGCCAAATCGCATCCATGACCGGCACCGACGTCATGACTTATACCCGCGACCGGCCCGGAGTCAGCGCCTTCGAGCTTATCGACGACGCCGTCTACCACAGTTATTCCAGCTATGCCCGCGGGCTCGACGGGCTCTGGGGCATGTACCAATGGCTCGACCGCGCACCCAAGGGCCGCAACGAAACCGGCATCTGGTGGCGCCATCACGACCGCTACGGCAAGGAGTAACGGCGATGCTGCGTTCGGCCCACACTCCAAAGAGAGGCGACGGCAACGCTTCGCTCAACAGCGCCGAATGGCTCTCGCTGGCCGCCGCAGCAGACGGATCAGCTGCTAAGTCGAGCGCTGCTCGCCCAGGCGGCGGGATCGTCACCCATGCTGCGAATTGGCTATCACTCGCCGCCGCCCCAACCTTCGCGCTTATGGC is a window of Rhizobium sp. N324 DNA encoding:
- a CDS encoding antibiotic biosynthesis monooxygenase family protein is translated as MSIAALPEPPYYMVSFSSQRTKVDDGYGEMGYAMTELAKLQPGYLGFESARGADGFGILISYWKDEESIRAWKSIVDHIEAQNRGRSDWYTRYEIRVGLVERAYGFNIEEA
- a CDS encoding DMT family transporter — translated: MDRMASGWINGFIGVVIFSGSLPATRVAVMQFDPVFLTVARAAIAGILALGLLIVFREKRPSRRDILSLAVVALGVVVGFPLLTALALQHVTSAHSIVFIGLLPLSTAIFGVIRGGERPKPAFWLFSILGSALVAGFALMQDLTASPGGDLLMLAAIVVCGLGYAEGGRLSRTLGGWQVISWALVLSLPLMVAVAFFHRPATFSGVETPALIGLAYVSLFSMLIGFIFWYRGLSQGGIAAVGQLQLLQPFFGLALAATLLHESVTWSMLVVTVAVILCVAGAKRFAR
- a CDS encoding aminotransferase-like domain-containing protein — its product is MVQEAVQMDEARTRVETVIATIRQRIAGRSLTPGAKLPSVRGLAATLKLSTSTVVDAYERLVAEGAILARPGSGFYVANQAAPFALAEAGPKLDRAVDPFWISRQSLEAGENDLKPGCGWLPPSWLPAEGMRRGLRTLARADGPALADYGSPLGLPPLRQLISRRMGERGIEASPDQIMLADSGTQAIDLLCRFLLEPGDTVLVDDPCYFNFHALLRAHRAKIVGVPYTPSGPDIELFAQVVAEHRPRLYITNSAIHNPTGATLSPVTAHRLLKLADQHDLTIIEDDIFADFEYAPAPRLAAFDGLERVIHIGSFSKTLSASARCGFVAAKPEWIDGLIDLKIATSFGGGRLTAELVLNVLSDGSYRKHVETLRQRLARAMGEVSARLKSLGIVPWLEPHAGMFLWCRLPDAIDAADVARAALERKIVLAPGNAFSLSQTATNFMRFNVSQTVDARVFEVLGDVLGRRGT
- a CDS encoding response regulator — encoded protein: MVTVLCIEDEVEIRNLLVEELNEAGYRTLEASNGAEGLEMILSKWPDIVISDISMPVMDGHQLLAEIQINHPELSNIPFILLTALTDRENTLAGLRAGAADYLTKPLDFDLLLAKLEGCVTRLENDKAVNRSF
- a CDS encoding sensor histidine kinase, with the protein product MRVNFSAAGAVKRLQILKVRLTSHITFVLVTLTSAAAVLLCGFAWLAAVKVDDLSLRRQADFVAQGLEEQIAALPREQESVAKWDDAFLYAKQRNHEWLLDNVGQWTSRYFGHDRTYIFDDSNRLMFAFRDGADAMPPRLGSDDGQEMTALAGEMRAVLVEQAQRTGTKPLGQLATVRTIIIGNRPAIASARPILPSSARMQVEPGQEFIAVSVKFIDGKAAESIAHHARLEGLHFAPTKGEDVRAQVPVLSHDGGTIGYLVWPPILPGFMLLQQIAPAGLGCLALLIAVVFWLGRGLHRTSLTLLGSQAELTHHRNHLEEMVADRTAEIERQREELDRLLAHERQVNALQRQFVAMASHEFRTPLAIIDAAAQRLCRSTTNVSGDYVHEKAGVIRSAVVRMVDLMESILASGRLETGQITLKRSEGDLKALLVTCCDRQRQLSRSHMFHLDLEPIPDRLTFDRSAMEQVFTNLISNAVKYSPNAPDIHVRARVDEKTVEISIADSGIGMDADDLPKLFQPYYRARSATGIAGTGIGLNVVKQVVELHGGTVGLTSELGKGTSFTILLPIEFLSADKHVAA
- a CDS encoding Vgb family protein, whose protein sequence is MKKSAANILREYGPFPGAERVNGVTFDGEHVWFASGDRLNALDPASGEVVRSIEVASHAGTAFDGEFLYQIAEDVIHKIDPKTGRILSTIPAPGNGGDSGLAWAEGTLWVGQHRGRRIHQIDPETGKILRTIESNRVVTGVTWIDGQLWHGTWEGDDSDVRRIDPETGEVLERLDMPEGTGVSGLESDGADRFFCGGGGSGKIRAVRRPE
- a CDS encoding DUF899 domain-containing protein, yielding MTAQLNATRQQWLAARLDLLEEEKELTRRSDALAVKRQQLPRVGIDKEYSFDTEGGNISLKDLFGGRSQLLVYHFMFGPDYTAGCPSCSSIADGFNGVFVHLENHDVAFWAVSRAPLAKLQTFKQRMGWSFPWASSFGSDFNGDFSVWFSAEDQRRGDIEYNYRREPPAPEPLAGKTVQEWQSSGGEGPVGQIASMTGTDVMTYTRDRPGVSAFELIDDAVYHSYSSYARGLDGLWGMYQWLDRAPKGRNETGIWWRHHDRYGKE